In a single window of the Papaver somniferum cultivar HN1 chromosome 8, ASM357369v1, whole genome shotgun sequence genome:
- the LOC113303843 gene encoding ras-related protein Rab7: MASRRRVLLKVIILGDSGVGKTSLMNQYVNRKFSNQYKATIGADFLTKEVEFEDRLFTLQIWDTAGQERFQSLGVAFYRGADCCVLVYDVNVAKSFENLNNWREEFLIQASPSDPENFPFVVLGNKIDVDGGNSRVVSEKKAKAWCASKGIPYFETSAKEGFNVEAAFQCIAKNALKNEPEEEMYLPDTIDVGGGGRQQRSTGCEC; the protein is encoded by the exons GGTCGGGAAGACATCTTTGATGAATCA ATATGTGAATCGTAAATTTAGTAATCAGTATAAAGCTACTATTGGAGCAGATTTCTTGACCAAAGAAGTCGAGTTTGAAGATAGGTTGTTCACATTGCAG ATATGGGATACGGCTGGGCAGGAAAGGTTCCAAAGCCTTGGGGTGGCTTTTTACCGTGGTGCGGACTGCTGTGTTCTGGTATATGATGTGAATGTTGCCAAGTCATTTGAGAACCTCAACAATTGGCGTGAGGAGTTTCTGATTCAG GCTAGTCCATCGGACCCTGAAAACTTTCCGTTTGTGGTGTTGGGGAACAAGATAGATGTTGATGGTGGCAACAGCCGAGTG GTCTCTGAGAAGAAAGCAAAGGCATGGTGTGCCTCTAAAGGAATACCCTACTTCGAAACTTCTGCCAAAGAAGGTTTCAATGTGGAAGCAGCCTTTCAGTGTATAGCAAAAAATGCTCTCAAGAATGAACCCGAGGAAGAAAT GTACCTTCCTGACACCATTGATGTTGGCGGTGGAGGACGACAACAGAGATCTACAGGCTGCGAATGCTAA